The following is a genomic window from Chitinophaga caseinilytica.
CAGCCGGCGCTTCCTGCCTCAGGCCACTACAATCAAAGCCGTGCCATGATCAGTGTGACTGCCGCCATACAACAGATTGCCGCCTGCCGGACCACCTGGGGCAAAACTTCCGTCCCCATCACGGAAGCCTCCGGCAAAGTGATCACCGAATTTACACCGCCCGAAGGCCCATCTGCTACATTGCCCGCTCCGGGAACTATGCTGACCAGCCGCCACCTCGCCACCATGTCCCAATCGGGTATCACGCAGGTTTCGGTGTATATGCCGCCGTCGGTAGTCTTTATCGGAGTTGGGGAAAGTGAGGGCGGCATCAATAAGCTCACGGTGGAAGGGACATTGACGGATTACGGGATCGCCCTGCGCGAAAGCGCCACCATTCCCGCCGCATCGCCTGGCATGCAAAAACTGGTGGAAGCTTCGCTGGATGCGGATTTGCTGGTACTTTGCGGCGACATTTCCCCCAAAACGTTCTTCGAAGCCGGGGTGGAACAGGTGTTCAGTAAGGTAAAAGCACATCCCTGCCAGGCGTTCTGGTTCGGGTACAGTCCTACGAAAACACGCATCATGCTCATGCCTTCGAACCCCTTCGCCGTACAGGTATCGGCCAAACTTTTCCTGGAATCCTACATCCGCGCCTGCTGGAACATGAAGCCCATCCGGCCCCTGCTGCTCCCGTACGCCGAACATCGCTCGCCGGCCGTGGGGCAGGACGAATACGTTCCGGCGGCCATGGTACACCGGAATGGACTGAAGGTGCGCGCCATTTCGTTTTCCGGCAAAACCGATATCCGGGAGGCAGCGCAGGCGGAAGGCTTCCTGTGCCACAGCGCTGAGCATGGCAGCCTGGAACCCTCGTCGCTGGTGCCTTTCTATCCCTGGAACCACCTGGCCTGAATTCACTTTCCCATCACAAATCCCCTAAAAGCCGCAACCCGTCACACATCGCGGATCGCTGATGCATAACGGGTTGCGGGGTATTTCCTGTAATTGTTGCTTAACTGAAAAGGCGCACTTTGATACCCAATCCAAAGTTGCCGCCGTATGCGTCCAGTCCCGAGCGCTGGTTCGTGTAGCTCGCCTGCACCTGGATGGAATTCTTGAACTGGAAGCCCACACCGCCGGTCACGGCTTTGTTGGAATGGTACAACCCGAACACGTTTACCATATTCCGGGCAAAGCTCACACGGGCGCCGGCATCCACCACGCTGTTGGAATTCAGCATGGGCCGGAAGCTGATGAGCGGCTCGATGGAGGAAATCTTGTAGCTGCGGGTGCCGAATTTGTAAGACGCGGTCACCGCGAAAGTCGACTGGCCGCGGGGCTCCTTTTCGTCGATGTTCTTCAAGGTACGCGTCACATTCGGCATGGCGGCCTGCAGGGTGAGGGCGCCGTTCGTATAGGCGATGCCGAGATCGAGGCCCATGGCGTTTTTGTAGCCTTCATAGCCCTCGAGGGCTTTGGCTTCGGGCGTTCCGGGCTTCACGTGTTCCGCACGCTTGTTGTCGAGCGATACGCTGGCGCCGATATGGAGGAATTCGGTATTGTCTTCGTTGAGGGAAGTGTGGTACGCATAAGACATGGCCACACGGGTTTGCTTCAGCGGGCCGGCCTGGTCGTTGAACACGGTAAGACCAACGCCGAGGGTGCGACAAACCTGGTAATCGCCGGTCAAAGCGAACGAAACGGGCGCGCCATCGGTTTCTTTCCAGGCTTTGCGGTAGCCCATGCTCAGGCTGAGGCCGGTATCCGCACCCGCGAGGGCCGGGTTGCCGAGGTACCTGTTTTCAAAATATTGCTGGGGGAGCGGATCTTGCTGATCGAAAATGCGCTGCGCCTGCACGGCCACCGGCAGTACAAGGGTCAGCAATAAAAGGCAGAATTGGGTAGAGATGTGCTTCATCTGCGTTCGTTTGGGTACAGGAATAATGTTCTCAGTATCATCCGGGACAATTTACCCCGGACGACAAATATAGTATTAATGCTTAATTGAACAAAAACATGAATATGAAAAAGGGGTAATGAAACCCGCTATGGGGGCTATTTTGGGGCGGTTTGACAATCTACGTGAATTGAAAGCAAATTGGCATTACATATTGAAATTCAATACTATAACATTTTCTCAATAGGATACACAATTAAAAATAAAAAATATGTAAAAAAATTTCCGAGTGAAAGGGGAGAAACGGTCGTGGAACAGATAATCGATTGGAGTAAAATGTGAAGCTGGGGAAGGAAAGGGCGCATCAAGCCCTTCACGAAATCGAATCCCGGCAGGGCCGGCCATCATAAACCAGCCCTGTCGGGATCATATATTTTAGAAAGGATAACCGATCGCGATGTTGAGGATCAGGTTTTCTTTCCGCCATTTGCTGTCACCGATATCGATGGCATCCGGCAGCCAGAGGAACCCTTTCTGGAAAACGGGCTTCCGTAACGGGAACGCCACATCGAACCGGACAAGGAGGATAGACGCGTCGATGCGCAGGCCCAGCCCCGAGCCCACCGCAATTTCCTTGTAAAACCGGTTCATCGCAAACACCTGCTCCTGGTTTTCCGGCTTGGCCCTGCCCAGCCAGATGTTGCCCGCATCCACGAAAGCCGCCAGCTCTATCAACTGCTGCACCTTATACCGTAACTCGGAGTTGAATTCCAGCTTCACGTCGCCCGCGGCATTGGCCAACAGCAGGTTCGTGCTTTTGGGATCAGGTGGACTCTTGGCGCCGGGGCCCAGCGTCCTCGCCCTGAAAGCCCGGATACTGTTACTACCACCCGTGAAGAATTGCTTGATGAAGGGCAGCGTTGCCGGCTGGGTGGGATCAGACACGTATTTCCCATAAGCATAGCCATACCCCAGGAAAAGCCGGTTCACCCAGCGGAGGTTGTTCGCCAATCGCCAGTAATGCCGCCCGTCTGCGCTCAACCGGACGTACTGCGCAAAATCCTGCCTGAACACCTGCTTCGTGCCGTCTTCCTGTTTGGTAGCGATCAGTCCCGCAAGGTTACCTGCCACGTCTATATTGAACTGACCGAAAAAGGAATGATACCTGAACGGGTCCTGGTTATTGTAAGTCAGCGTGTAATTGCTGCCGAGAATGAACTGTTTGGCGATGGATTGCTTGAGCGCGGGGTCCAGTTCCTGCTGTACCTTGAACGTGTCAGACAGGTTGCTGGGCAATGTATACGTGATCGCAATAGGATAGAGGGTATGGTCGAGGAATTTGGTCTGTTTCCAGATATACCCGTATTGCGCCGTCATGGCGTTCAGCGTGTACATATTGGGCCGCCGCAGCAGTTCGTACCCCAGGCTCACCCGCGTGCGTGGCACATACGGCGTGCGGGGATTGAAGCGGATGAACGGTGTATAGAACCTCGGCATCGTGAGCGCCACTTCCGCGTTCAGGCTATATGCGTTGGTGGAATAGGTTTGCGTCTTGCCGCCTACCTGCGTTTCAAAACCGCCGCCCAGGTTGATTTCCAGGATATTCGCCTTCTTCTGCAGGTTCCTGTTGCGCGCGGAGATCTTCACCTGGCTGCCCACGAACCCGTTCGATTTGGACGTGCCGCTTACTTCGAACTGCAACGACCGCTTCGGATACGGCGTCAGGTAAAAACGCGCGGCCAGGAGGGAACTGTCGCGCAGCGGCCGGAAATTCCCGCGGACGAACTTGAACGCGCCCAGGTTCACGAGGCGCTGCAATGTAATATTATGCGAACTGATGCGGTACAAGCTGTCTTCCTGCAAAAACACGGAACGGTCGAATACGATGGGTTTGAACAATGAATCGGGGTCCACGACTTTATACCCGCCGTAATCCCGCGCCTGAACGGATTTCAGGGTGCTGTCGCGCGTGAGGTCGTAGTTCGGGAACACTTCCACCGACCGCATCCAGTATTGCCGCAACGCGGTAGAAGGCGTGCCGGGCTTCACTTTCACGTATAAATCCACCTGTCCCTTCAACGTACTGTCTACCTGCACGATCATATAATCCGGCGTGAAGTAATAAAACCCTTCTTCCTTCAGGTTATTATGTATCCGCTCGCGCTCGCCCTTGATCCGGTCAAGACTATAGAAATCATTGGGTTTCAGGAGCGTTTCCTTCGCCATTTGGATAATCAGTTTACTGATCACGCCCGTATCGGTATCGAACCGCACGCGGTGGATGGTATACCGGTGATTGGGCTCCACCGTCAACCGGAGACTGGCTTTTTTCCTGCCCTGGTTGCGAATGGAATCGTCGACCATCACCTGGAAATACCCGTTGTCTTCCAGATAACTTTCCACGATGTTCGTGATCCTTTTCGGCCGTACCTGGCTCAGCAGCACGGGCGCCTCGCCCCATTTGTTCCGCAGGAGGTGATTGAGCCCCTTGCCCTTGGGCTCGTTGCCAAGATTGTACAGCCACAGCTTGAAGGGCATGCCGAGGAATTTGCGGTTGGGGGACGGGCGCACCCGTTCGTTGATGCCCGACTGGATTGTAGAGATATCTTTCGGACGGTCTTTCTTCGGCTGCTTCCAGGTAACGTCATGCCCGGTATACAGCCGGTCGCCTTCCGGCACCGTTCGGGTAGTGGAGCAGGCCTGCAGCAAAACGAGCCCTATGGCGAGGATGCGGATCTGTCTGATGGTCATTGGTCTCTCAGTTTTTTCGTCTTGGTCTTTTTGGCCTGTTTACCGAGTATTTCGCGGAATTCGTTGTAATCCATGATCAGCATGAAAGTGAGCCCCGTTTCCACGACCTGCCCCTGGATAACGGTTTCCGTAAGGTTCCGCTGATAGGCGCGGACGCGGTACCGCCCGTCTTCGGTGAGCTTGTATTCGGCAGACATGTCGCCGATGATGGAACTGGCATTCTGTCCCTGCGTCTGCGCACCGGAAATGCCGATGTTGGAGCCCACGCTAACGGTCAGCCGGTCGTTGAACAGGCGTTTGGACACATCTACCTTCAGGTTCGTGGCTTCTTCCCTGGAACCTGCATCGTTGTAGGCCCTTTCGCTTTCGAGGTCGAAGTTGATGTCTACCCCTTTAATGAGGCTGCCCGCCAGGTTATTGAGCTGTTGGGAAAGGATCTTGCTCACGGAGCTCCGCGCGATGTCTTCCGCCGGGTTGCCGCCACTGCTGAGGCTTTCGAAAGGATTGTCGGAAATGAACCGGTTGAGGACGAGCAGGCCCATCACCTGTTTGTTCAGCTCCGATTGTACCTGGTTGATCTGTTTGATACGGGTGTACACGACGCCGTTCAGCACGCCCTGTTCCTTTTCGGGCATGTCCAGCTCAAACGCGATGTCGGGCTTGAGCAGCTCGCCGGTAATCTTGAGGTATACATACACGGGCACCTTCTGCCGGTAGCGATTGGTGTTGGTTTTATCGTTTTCCATGGCGTCTTGCACAAGGTCGCCGGCCACGGGGTTCGTTTCGTACCGCGCAGTGATATTGACGTCCGCGCTCATGGGGTCGCCGGTCCAGATGATGGTGCTTCCCTTCACGATCTGGAATTCGCGCTTGATGAGCTGGTTGAGCGACATGGCATATTTCCCTTCATTGATCTCGTACCGGCCGGTGAGGCTCATTTTGCTGGAGGGGTCCATCGTGAGGTTGAGCGAGGCGGTACCTTTTACTTCGAGGTAGTCGCCGTTAGACTGGTCGATGATGAGTTTCATGGTGGATTCCGGCGTCACTTCCACGTCGGCGCTCACCACGAAGCCCTTCAGGCCCGTTACGCGGGCGAGGGTGTCGGGTTTGGGCCGCAGCGTCGTGTCCAGCCACATGGCCGGGTCGATGAACTGGACTACGCCCGCCCGGTCGGCAATGCCCGGTTCTTCCTCGGGGATCATCACCGTTACCATGGATTTTTCGCGGAGCTTCAGTTTCATCTGTACCCTCGGCAGATCGAGCGTACCGCGGATCTGGGCCGTCACGTCCACGAAGGCCGGCCCATAATAGAACTGATCTTTATTTTTCGGGTCTTGCGGCCCCAGCGCCTGGAAGTTTTCGGCGGTAAGGTCGAGGTTGAGGTTGAAGGATTCGTAATCTTTCGTTCGGATATCCCCGGTAATGACGGCCTCGTTGCCGGAACTGTCGGCCACCACGAATTTGTTGAACTTGACGCCGGTCTCATCGAGCGTCAGGTCTTCAGACGGCAGCCGCATGATGCTGTTGATCATCGAAATGCGGCCAGACACCTTTTCGAAATGCATGGCGCCCCGGATCTCGGGCTTGTCCATCGTGCCGCGCAACGTTGCATTGCCGGTCAGGTAGCCGTTCATCTCCGTGACGTTGCCGAACGTCAACGGCTGTATGCTTTTCATATTGAGCTTGGTGATATCCAGCTTCAGGTCCATGGCATCGGCATAAGTGCCGCTCACGCGCAGGTCGTTGTCGTTCCCCTGGCCCTTCAGCGTAGCATCGAGCACCACGGCTTTCTCCGCGTTGGTATTGGCCGTCAGCGCCAGCCTGCCGAGGGAGGAGCCCATCACGGCAAGACTGTCGATCGTCAATTTACCGTCGATCAGCGGCGTTTTCTCGATGTCGCTGACGGTAATGCTGCCGTTGCTGATCCCTTCCGCCAGGGCGGTATCGGTTTCCACCAGCGAGGTCACCGTGCTCAGCCTGAAATCTTTCAGCAAAACGGTCAGATCGGGCAGCAGCGCGCCCTGCGCCAGGGGAGCGGAAGTGATCTTCAGTTCCTGCGCCCCCCGCTGCAGGCCGATGTCGGCAAAAGCCACGCCGCCATGGAGGACCAGCACTTTATTGTCGCCGCTCACGTTCCAGGCCTGCCGGTTCAGCAGCAGGTCTTTTTTGAGGGATATCAGCAAACTGTCTTTCAATCCATACTGTACCAGGCCGCCGAGTTTATACCTGGGCGTACTCCGCCGGCCCATGACGAGGTCCCAGTCCAGGAGGCCGTTGGCGGCAGACACGTCCAGCCGCGTGCGGCCCAATGGAATCTGCGGGTGCCGCAGTCGTCCGAGCAGCACATCGGCGGCCATTTTGCTGGTATCCACGCTCACATTGGCCAGGAGGGTATCCACGCGGAAGGAGTCGTACCGCATGCCGGGTATGGAAATATTGGCGAAAAGCAGGCTGCTGTCGGTATCCATCCGGCCGGTCAGCGTCACGGGCTTGCGCAGTTCGATATCGGGGAGGAGCTTCGCCAGGGATTTCGGGACCACGATGCTGCCGTTGAAGCTCAGCCACTGGCTTTCGGCTTTTTTCAAAGTTTTGGTGGCCGCTGCGGCTTCGAGGTGCCGCGTTACCATGTCGGTGGCGGCCGTGGCGAAGGTTTGGTAATTGAAGTCGCCCCGCGCGGTGAGGAACCCGAATGGCCCGGTGAGGTCTATTTTCTGTAAACCTTCTTCCACACTGGCTTTGAGCAGGATGGAGTCGAGCATGTACAGGTCGTTTCCGTCTGCGATCTGGATTTTGGAGATGGCCGCGTAGCCGTCCAGTTTCCGGGGGCTCAGGTTGGCGACTTCAGCTTCCAGGCAGGTTTTGATGGTCATGGGGCTGCTGGTCCAATTGGTGGCGAGGAGGTCGAGCTTGTCGAGGTCCGCGCGCAGCGCGATGTCCGGGTGCAGGGTATCGAGCCGTCCGCGCAGGTCGAAGCGGGCCTGGGCATTGGGGTCGCGGATGCTGCCCTTGGCGCCGTAGGCTCCGCCGATAAGGGTGGCGTCGAGCAGTATGTTTTGGTAGGTATAACGGTTATAGGTAAACGACGTGATGTTGACGCCCGCCTTGATATTGGCTTTGTTCGGGTCGGTCCCTTTACCGTTGGCGGTTACCTTGCCGGAGAGGTTCCCCATCGCCGTATCTCCCAAAATCCGTCCCGCCTGGAGGTTGCGCGTGTCGAGCGAAAGCTGGTAGCGGATCTTGTCCATATCCATGAAATCGGCCACTTCACCGCGAACGTTGGCGTTGCCCATGTCCGTTTTGATGGCGAGGTCGGGCTTCAGCAGCTGCATGCCGCCGCGGATGCTTCCGTCCACATCCAGCCGGGCCGGCAATTGCATCCCTGCGGGCAAAGTTCCCGGCGGCAGCCAGGAAAGCAGTCCTGCGCGGGAGGAACGGAGCGTAAGGGTCGTGATGTCTGCGCCCATTTTGTCGGGATCGGCAACCTGGTAGGCGTCTCCTTTAATATAGAGGTAATTTTTGTCGTTGTCCTTCACCTCGATGCCGGGAATCTCCAGCTTGGCGAGGCTCCCGCCCAGCTTGCCTTTCAGGTCGATCCGTTTTTTCCATAGCGGGGCCAGGGACGGGTTGCTGCGCATATCGGGCACAAAGAAAAGGGCTTCTTTCAGGGCCAGTTGCGAGGGCTTGACGTCGGCCGTTACCCGTATGAGCTCGGGGTGGGCCGACAGCGCGTCCCACGAAGGGGTAAAGAGCTGGAGGTCCGCGTTCACCTGGCTTTCGCCGGTTTGGAGGATGAAATCCTTCAGCTGTGCTTCCTGCGGTGTATAACGCACCTGGCCGCGGAGGCGCTTCAGTTCCAGGCCGCTCTGCTCTTTGAGGGATGCGTCGCGCACCGTGAGGAGGGTGCTGTCCGCACTATAATATATATTACCGGCATCGAGATGGAGGTCTTTGAGGGCGAGGTAGTTATAATCCACCGCCTGCTGGAAGCCCAGTCGCTTGGCGGTATGATTGTTCATCGAGAAATCGGTCTGGCGGACGGTCACCTGTCCGGCGATGACGCGCCAGGTATTGGGGGAGCTGCTGTCTGGCGGAGCCGTGGTCGTATCCATCGCCTGGCGCATGTCCAGGCTGGCCGTTGTTTTTTCCAGGGTCAGTTCTTCGGCGTTGATGAGCGTTTCGAGGAGGTTGAACCGCATCTTGCGGAGTTCCAGCTTGCCGAGGGTGCCGGTCGTCTCCAGTCCGCTGCTTTCATCCGAATACAGCCAGCGGGTATTTTTGATGAGCAATTGGCGGACGGCCATATTGAACGCGGTGGACGAGGTGTCTGCCACCGGCGGGCCGGGAACGTGGGCAACGGGCCGGAACAGCTGGCGGATGTCGGCGTCCAGACCGTCGACCTCGAAATTTTTCAGGGTGTACAAACCATTTTCGGGCTGGAGCGTGTCTGGCGAAGCGGCGAGCTTTCCCAGTTGAACGTTGGCGAGCATGCCGCCGAGGCTGTCGAGGAAGCGGACGTGTATCCGCTCCAGTTGCACCGAGCCGATGTTGTACCGCAGCGTGGTGCCGGTTTCTTCGATGAGGGTGTCTTCTTTCGCGCCGGGCGAGCTGAACGCATCGATGACGAACTGGTAGTTGAACGCAGAATCGTGCAGTGGACGGTACACGTTCACCACGGCGTCTTCCCAGCGCAGGGTATGTACGCTGAGGTTGTTGCGCAGGAGGGAGAGGAGGTTGTATTTGACGGACAATTCACCGCTGGAGAGCAATGTATCTTTCCGTTCGTCTTCGACATACACGTCGGTGAGCTTGATGGCATTCCACCAGGAGAAGCGAAGGCCGCCGATGCGGACGTTCGTTTTTAGCTGCTCCTGCAGGTACGATTCGGCTTTTCCGCGCATAAAATTCTGTACCGGCGGTAATTGCAACAGCAGCAGCAACACCACGGGCAACAAAATGATCGTCAGCACAATTCCTATAATCCAGCGAAATATCTTCTTCCGGCGGGGGGTAGTCACGTATTAATTACAGTTTTATATGGTGAAAGGTTAAACAATGCTGCTTCAAATTCCATACCTGCGGCAAAAATAAGGGAATAAACCCTTCGCCAAGGCGGGAAGGATTGTAAATCATATATATATAATTGTAATGAAAGAGAAAAAATGTATAATTTCGTGCCCGGTTGTGTATGAATCCGGATACTTTTTTGCCGGTTTGTGTCGTTGTTATAGATCAGTCACCCGTAAAAACCTTATCACATTGAAAAGAATCACCGGCATTGTATTATTGCTTGCTGCCCCTTTTGTTTCCAAATCACAGGACTGGCATATCGGAGGAACCGCCGGGATCAGCAACTACAACGGCGATCTCACGGAGAAGCGCGTTGATTTTACGACCACAGGGCCTATGATCGGGCTATTGGTGAAGCGGGACGTGAACCGTTGGCTCACTTTGCGCGGGGGCTTTACTTTCGGCCTGATCAAGGCGGATGATAAGAACAATTCGGAGGCGTCGCTCAAGGCGCGTAACCTCAGCTTCCGTTCGCCCATTTGGGAAGGTCATCTCGGGGCGGAACTGAATATCCTGGATATAGACGACAGAGGGTTTACGCCCTATGTTTTCGGCGGCGTGGCGTTGTTCAGTTTTTATCCGACGGCGAAAGATTCTTCCGGCGCCCGCGTGCCTTTGCGCCGCCTGAGCACGGAAGGGCAGGGCTTGCCGCAATATCCCGAGCGCGGTGGCCAATATGCTTTGCACCAGATTTCCATCCCATTCGGGGTGGGTTTCAAGTATTTACTGACCGACCGCTTTACCATCGGCTTCGAGCTGGGATTGCGGCCCACTTTCACCGATTACCTCGACGATGTGAGTACCACTTATGTCGATTATAATACCCTGCTGGCCGAAAGGGGGCAGACGGCGGTGGACTGGGCCTGGCGGGGCGATGAAGTGCATGGCGGCTCCTATCCGCTGGACGGCGCCAAGCGGGGCTCGGCGAAGTATAAGGACTGGTATACCTTTACCGGTATCACTTTCCTCTATCGCCTTGGCGGTAGTTCCGGCGGGCACCGCAGCACAAATTTTTCGAAATGTTTCCGCATGTAAGATATTTTGGCACGATGGTTGCATAATGTTACGCACATAACATAGCCCCCAATCAAGTCCAAATAGAATAAAGTAAAAGACCGTCTTTCGTGACGGTCTTTTTTTTGTGCTTTTTTTTGGGAAGGATGGAAGAAAGAAAAATGGATGTTGTTGTGAAACTTAGCTGTGTAGCGGGTTTGGGGAGAAAATTCTACATTGGCATGCTTTTGGTTTTACAGGTATCAAGTTCGGCAACCGCCCAGATCAAAAGGGGATGAACGGACCCATATCAATCTAAAACCAGCGAGCTATGAAAAAGCTAATCCTCTTGACGCTCCTCCTTGGAGCAGCTTATGCCACACAAGCACAGCATGGAAGGCACGACAGAGATTCCCGTTACGAAAGAGATTATCGCCGGCATGACGACGATTGTGACGATGACGATCGCCGCGGCAGAGGCCGTGGGCATTACAAGAAAAACAAACACGTTCATTACGACAGGCACCATCACCATGATTATTATCGATATGAGCGATACGAGCGCCGCCCGGAAAGGGTTGTAGTGGTACGGCCACGCTACCCGTTCCCTCCGCCGCCCCCGCCCATTCCGCTTCCTCCGAGGCCCAGGGTATCTGGCGTGATCGTGTTCGGACATTAATTTTGTAATCTTTTGTTGTCACAATAATGTACCGCAAAAAGGCTCCGGTTCTCCGGAGCTTTTTTTATGCCCCTTCCCGCGAAAATCATTATGTTGCCCTTTCATTCAATACCCGGAATTATGCGAAGAAGGGATTTTCTCAGAAGCTCGGTCATCACCGCCACAGGCCTCCTCGTCTGGCCATCGTTGAGCCGTGCGGGTGAAGGGAACGACGCGCCCGACGAGCGCGGGTTCCTGCATCCGCCAGCCGGCTTTCGGCCGCAGGTTTTCTGGATGTGGCTCAACGGGAATATTTCAGCAGAAGGCATCACCAAAGACCTCGAATCCATGGCCGCCATGG
Proteins encoded in this region:
- a CDS encoding translocation/assembly module TamB domain-containing protein; this translates as MLTIILLPVVLLLLLQLPPVQNFMRGKAESYLQEQLKTNVRIGGLRFSWWNAIKLTDVYVEDERKDTLLSSGELSVKYNLLSLLRNNLSVHTLRWEDAVVNVYRPLHDSAFNYQFVIDAFSSPGAKEDTLIEETGTTLRYNIGSVQLERIHVRFLDSLGGMLANVQLGKLAASPDTLQPENGLYTLKNFEVDGLDADIRQLFRPVAHVPGPPVADTSSTAFNMAVRQLLIKNTRWLYSDESSGLETTGTLGKLELRKMRFNLLETLINAEELTLEKTTASLDMRQAMDTTTAPPDSSSPNTWRVIAGQVTVRQTDFSMNNHTAKRLGFQQAVDYNYLALKDLHLDAGNIYYSADSTLLTVRDASLKEQSGLELKRLRGQVRYTPQEAQLKDFILQTGESQVNADLQLFTPSWDALSAHPELIRVTADVKPSQLALKEALFFVPDMRSNPSLAPLWKKRIDLKGKLGGSLAKLEIPGIEVKDNDKNYLYIKGDAYQVADPDKMGADITTLTLRSSRAGLLSWLPPGTLPAGMQLPARLDVDGSIRGGMQLLKPDLAIKTDMGNANVRGEVADFMDMDKIRYQLSLDTRNLQAGRILGDTAMGNLSGKVTANGKGTDPNKANIKAGVNITSFTYNRYTYQNILLDATLIGGAYGAKGSIRDPNAQARFDLRGRLDTLHPDIALRADLDKLDLLATNWTSSPMTIKTCLEAEVANLSPRKLDGYAAISKIQIADGNDLYMLDSILLKASVEEGLQKIDLTGPFGFLTARGDFNYQTFATAATDMVTRHLEAAAATKTLKKAESQWLSFNGSIVVPKSLAKLLPDIELRKPVTLTGRMDTDSSLLFANISIPGMRYDSFRVDTLLANVSVDTSKMAADVLLGRLRHPQIPLGRTRLDVSAANGLLDWDLVMGRRSTPRYKLGGLVQYGLKDSLLISLKKDLLLNRQAWNVSGDNKVLVLHGGVAFADIGLQRGAQELKITSAPLAQGALLPDLTVLLKDFRLSTVTSLVETDTALAEGISNGSITVSDIEKTPLIDGKLTIDSLAVMGSSLGRLALTANTNAEKAVVLDATLKGQGNDNDLRVSGTYADAMDLKLDITKLNMKSIQPLTFGNVTEMNGYLTGNATLRGTMDKPEIRGAMHFEKVSGRISMINSIMRLPSEDLTLDETGVKFNKFVVADSSGNEAVITGDIRTKDYESFNLNLDLTAENFQALGPQDPKNKDQFYYGPAFVDVTAQIRGTLDLPRVQMKLKLREKSMVTVMIPEEEPGIADRAGVVQFIDPAMWLDTTLRPKPDTLARVTGLKGFVVSADVEVTPESTMKLIIDQSNGDYLEVKGTASLNLTMDPSSKMSLTGRYEINEGKYAMSLNQLIKREFQIVKGSTIIWTGDPMSADVNITARYETNPVAGDLVQDAMENDKTNTNRYRQKVPVYVYLKITGELLKPDIAFELDMPEKEQGVLNGVVYTRIKQINQVQSELNKQVMGLLVLNRFISDNPFESLSSGGNPAEDIARSSVSKILSQQLNNLAGSLIKGVDINFDLESERAYNDAGSREEATNLKVDVSKRLFNDRLTVSVGSNIGISGAQTQGQNASSIIGDMSAEYKLTEDGRYRVRAYQRNLTETVIQGQVVETGLTFMLIMDYNEFREILGKQAKKTKTKKLRDQ
- a CDS encoding PorP/SprF family type IX secretion system membrane protein; translated protein: MKHISTQFCLLLLTLVLPVAVQAQRIFDQQDPLPQQYFENRYLGNPALAGADTGLSLSMGYRKAWKETDGAPVSFALTGDYQVCRTLGVGLTVFNDQAGPLKQTRVAMSYAYHTSLNEDNTEFLHIGASVSLDNKRAEHVKPGTPEAKALEGYEGYKNAMGLDLGIAYTNGALTLQAAMPNVTRTLKNIDEKEPRGQSTFAVTASYKFGTRSYKISSIEPLISFRPMLNSNSVVDAGARVSFARNMVNVFGLYHSNKAVTGGVGFQFKNSIQVQASYTNQRSGLDAYGGNFGLGIKVRLFS
- a CDS encoding DUF6089 family protein; the encoded protein is MKRITGIVLLLAAPFVSKSQDWHIGGTAGISNYNGDLTEKRVDFTTTGPMIGLLVKRDVNRWLTLRGGFTFGLIKADDKNNSEASLKARNLSFRSPIWEGHLGAELNILDIDDRGFTPYVFGGVALFSFYPTAKDSSGARVPLRRLSTEGQGLPQYPERGGQYALHQISIPFGVGFKYLLTDRFTIGFELGLRPTFTDYLDDVSTTYVDYNTLLAERGQTAVDWAWRGDEVHGGSYPLDGAKRGSAKYKDWYTFTGITFLYRLGGSSGGHRSTNFSKCFRM
- a CDS encoding BamA/TamA family outer membrane protein produces the protein MTIRQIRILAIGLVLLQACSTTRTVPEGDRLYTGHDVTWKQPKKDRPKDISTIQSGINERVRPSPNRKFLGMPFKLWLYNLGNEPKGKGLNHLLRNKWGEAPVLLSQVRPKRITNIVESYLEDNGYFQVMVDDSIRNQGRKKASLRLTVEPNHRYTIHRVRFDTDTGVISKLIIQMAKETLLKPNDFYSLDRIKGERERIHNNLKEEGFYYFTPDYMIVQVDSTLKGQVDLYVKVKPGTPSTALRQYWMRSVEVFPNYDLTRDSTLKSVQARDYGGYKVVDPDSLFKPIVFDRSVFLQEDSLYRISSHNITLQRLVNLGAFKFVRGNFRPLRDSSLLAARFYLTPYPKRSLQFEVSGTSKSNGFVGSQVKISARNRNLQKKANILEINLGGGFETQVGGKTQTYSTNAYSLNAEVALTMPRFYTPFIRFNPRTPYVPRTRVSLGYELLRRPNMYTLNAMTAQYGYIWKQTKFLDHTLYPIAITYTLPSNLSDTFKVQQELDPALKQSIAKQFILGSNYTLTYNNQDPFRYHSFFGQFNIDVAGNLAGLIATKQEDGTKQVFRQDFAQYVRLSADGRHYWRLANNLRWVNRLFLGYGYAYGKYVSDPTQPATLPFIKQFFTGGSNSIRAFRARTLGPGAKSPPDPKSTNLLLANAAGDVKLEFNSELRYKVQQLIELAAFVDAGNIWLGRAKPENQEQVFAMNRFYKEIAVGSGLGLRIDASILLVRFDVAFPLRKPVFQKGFLWLPDAIDIGDSKWRKENLILNIAIGYPF